GGGATCGATCCGAGGAAATGAACCTCTTGTACCCGTTGATCGACTCTAAATACCCCCAaccaatcctttttttttttattctatttgGCCTCACTGAGGATATTTCCCCCTCAATGTAAATCAGATCCTAGACAGTTGGACCACTATCAGACCAGTTTTAATGTAACTTCTGTTgggagtgctgctgctgttgtggtggcGTCACTCCACCCGATGGAATTTTGATCTTAGGGCATGTCAGGTGACCCTCCGGCGAGAGACTAGGTAGCCATCTGGCGGGGCCTCTGGTGATACAAATATTAGATGTAATGTTGCCTGAAGATGCAGGAGCGGCAACTAAAATTGTACAACTCCTGGCATTCGTTCTGTTTTGCCCACCGTCATTTTAGCTGAAGCAAGATTATACAATTAGTTGTATTGTATAATCAATGGTTTCAGTCTAGCTCTGCCAGTTCTGGAGATGCCATCCTGATACAAGACATTAGGTACGGCACTACCTATCTCCGAGGACAGTTGTTCAAAGTGGGTACGTGGTTTCCTTTTGTTATAATTGGAACTTATCCTTTTTTGTTCCTATACAAGACGAGATCTAATTCTCTGGAATCCCTAGTCAATCACAACAATACCCTCTACCAACCTGTGTGGCCATGACCTCTCCAGAACCCGGAACAGTTTTATGCAATCCTTTGTTCCGTGAACCCTGTACTTATTCATATCCAATAAGTTTGACTCCTCCCCCAACTTAACATCACTATTGAACCGCCACCCCATCCCCCTCCCAAATGAAATAAATTCACGGATCCATGCACCAACTGACAATGAGGCTCAGAGACATCTGCCCAGAGCCAGCGACAGATGAACACTGACAAtgagcaaaacacacacacacacacacacacacacacacacacacacacacacacacacacacacacacaaaaaaaaaaaaaaaaaaaaaaatcctcgatCATGGCACTCCCGTATTATCTTACTGgccctgtaggttacctgtagtcgcttATGGAGATCACCGCCCCCGCGACTCTGTCCCATACCAGGCCTCCTCGTTGCTGGCTTAACCGATCAGGCTataagtaatgtgaaagacctgggagtgataatgtcagaggatctcgccttcaaagaccacaacaatgtatctatcgcatctgctagaaaaatgataagatggataatgaaaaccttcaaaactagggacaccaagcccatgatgactcttcaaatcgcttgttctctctaggctggaatgctgctgctgcccccttcaaggcaggcgaaattgctgacctggagggtgtacaaagaactttcacggcatacctaagtacaataaggcacctacATTACTGGGAatagttgaagtcccttgatttgcattccctggaacgcaggcgagagagatacatgataatatacacttggaaaatcctagagggattagtaccaaacttgcacacgaaaatcactccctatgaaagtaaaagactcggcaggagatgcaacattccctcaatgaaaagcaggggcgccacgagtacactgggagacaacacagtaagtgttaggggcccaagactgttcaactgcctcccagcatacataagggggattaccaatagacccctggccgtcttcaagaaagcacgggacaggcacctaaagtcagtacctgacccgccgggctgtggttcgtacgttagcttAGCTGGCtgaccagaccctgatccaccacgaggcctggtctcagactgggccgcgggggcgttgacctttggaaccctctccaggtataagaCAGCCAGTGGTTTGTTGGTAATATCTCTTATGCGTGAAGGGAGGGTGGTGAAAATCATGGTACCTGCTGTTTACAATATGCATAAACGAAACGAGGGAATAAATAGAAACATGATGACAAAAAAAGAGGCCATCAAATGAGGACACACGAGAACTACAGGGATCTCCGGATATGTTGATGTGGGAAAAAGTGGCAGATAgggtttaatgtagacaaatgaaAGTTTCTAATCCCGGGGAAAAAATACGTATATTACTTCTAATTAAACACAGTTGACCCCTGAATGCGGAaaaaaatttaggatatttggttagcagtaatctaaagccaagacaacagtgcattattgttcgcaataaagctgatAGAATTCTTTGCTTCACTTCAAGAAATTTATAAATAACAGTCTTCATGTTATACTTCGACTTTATGTAATCTTGTTGAAGCTTCAATACTGCTCATTTCTGGTTTCCATATCAGAAATTCTATAAACGAGTTGAAAGATGTACAGAGAAAAATGAAGTGGATCCCAAGCATTAAATTTTACCTACGTACATACTCTGGAAGGACGCAGAATTAGGAAAGATATgaataaaggagatataaataacgtgctgaaaatatataACCAGGACAGGAGTCAGCAATGGAGTCAAGCTAGACAGGTTTAGACTCAGAATATCCTGTGGGGAAGCACTGATTTGGCAGTAGagttcccttccttggatcgaaaccGATTGCCTAACGTTCCACAGGCTCcgactcctatgggtttagcacttacctTTAAATATTATAATTTGCAATCGAGTTGGGGCTTATTCCACTCGTCCACAAGTAACGTTGAGGGGAAAAACAGTAGAATTTAAAAGCAGGTTGGATAGGCATACGAGCAGGTGGGTGTGAATTAAatgtgcctagcatgggccagtgggcctactGCAATGATCCTCCTGTCTTATGAGAGAAATAGTAAAAAAGAAATCTCATCCTATAGTTTGCAAGGAAATTTTGATTTATATTAACATTATGGTCTTATTAACACTATTGTTAATGAAGAGCTAGTAAAAATATCGACCTGGATgactgccaataaacttacacttaatactgacaaaaccttctacattatgtttggaAGCAGAGCAGGTGGTGCCCAGCTGAACATTATGATTGACAACACTCAtgttgctaaacataatgagtgCAGATCTTTGggtctgcaccttgacagcaTTTTGAAATTCAActcccatatccaacacacaaaaaagtatccaaaacagttgggatcctctcgaAGATgcgttactatgtaccacaatcagccctactAACACAATACTATTTACTCATCTGTCTCtacctcacctatgttatttgtgcctggggatcaacagcagcaacacacctaaagctaaCAGTaactcaacaaaaggctgcagtaagaattatcatgcAGTCTAATGCTAATGATAAAGAATGGTGCttctagttagtttaatatctttattctgAATTACCACTTCCTATTGCGCACATAATTTGTCCATAGCCACAAATACTGTCCCGGGAGGATTCAAAGAGGAAAGAGttactatcttcaagaaaaatagatctgatgtcagcaactataggcctttTAGCATACTCAGTATGATGTCCAGAATTCTGGAGAAGGCAGAGTACTGTGAAgcagttaagtatcttaatgacaaaaACATTCTCCATAGTTACCAGTCAGGTTTTAGATCTCATTCAACCGACACCTCCATCGTTAATTTGATGGACTACTTAAGAACTGAAATGTCGCTAGGGAATTtcataggaatgataaccttagacttgcaaaatgCCTTGATacagtcaaccacaatatattatgtaagcgGCTGTTGGACATCGTACTGTTAACAGATAAGTACCGATTGCTATATGTTTAATGCAGGAAAGTGTACTCATCTTACAAGTTCTCCATAGGTCTGCAGTGGCCACGGAATGAtgtaggaaggggaggaggatacCATAATGAAGTAATGTGTGAGCATTGGTTGTGGGAAAATCGTCTATTAATCCGGCATTATCGAGGCTATAATTGGGTGTTTCGGCCCGAAATTGAAATAGGAACCCCTGTTAATgtttcctgctgaagaattgggacacaGAATTTGTGGGACCTCCAGAATTACGTGTGGATGGTGGAAAATAAGGAGACTACACCATTACAGGGAAGTATGCTACTGTCCTTTCATTTAGATTTCTCGTTGGCCAGTGTAGGTTTTTAAATTTGGTAGGTGTTGTGATCcaactacagtaattaaatggtaagtggtaatatgaatttcttttctaataacactattgtattatatgtattgtacAATAATTATGTAAAGCATACCCAGCAAGCCAAATATACAGTTCACACaattttataatttaccattattagtattaatgttaatattgtaattattaatgtcAAGTCAAGCTTTTTTGCGAGTGGTGAAAGAGTGGGCATCGAAGGAGTTACAGTCCTGCGAtgtactgtgactaagtcccacttacctcacccaaattacttgcacgtaataattcaggtaataccctgtaaacttCATGTAGGTAGTTTCTCACAGTAactgtgtatacttgaataaacttattgACAACACAAACCCCCACTTTTCAAAGATCTAAACAtactcactgtacaaaacattcacacctacttcagtgcaacctacatttacagaatcATAAATTCTAATATCAATCCCGAACTAAAACATTGTCTTAATAGTTGCAATAGGACCCATAGACATAATAACAGACACAAAAATATATAACATTCATCGTGTCCGGATAAATCTcttcaaaaattcaatgtacataaaatgGCCAAAAATCTGGATCTTTTGCCCGAAATCTCCAGAACAGCTGACTCAACCAACAtattcaaaactaccgttaaaaaaaaaaactatctccCTAACTCACCCCATCAATTAACTATGTGAAAACCACATATGCTATTTTCAGCatcatgaacacatccaaaacaaaataAGACTTGCTCTTATTATCTATAATTCTCCCAATTTTATCCGTACACTCGCCCAACTGACTGGAAACAAAATTCATAATCTTAAGTTAGCGTATCACGCCGAGATAAAACCATCCCTTTACTATTTTATACTAATTGCAATACTGTTATGTTTTGTACTACCTCACTGTTATCAGTCTTACTAATGTTAAACTTTTTAATTACCGAACTTATACTAATATccaataataaatattaatatgTACTGCttcataacctgtgtcaatatagaatagtcagtaagaattaggattagtctgccagaaatgcctaggcatgctactgactttgtaattaatatttttataatatgtaaaccacacattgtaaattTTGTATTGAAATAAAAGTGTTTAATTATCAATTTCAATACCAATGTCAAAAtaacactggcaacatcacatGATTAAGATCTAAACACGTTTTTTCCTGTATAATTTAAAATGTATATTTTATGGTTCAACAATAAACAgacttaaataaaatataaattattactTTAAATGTATGCAAGATACAAAAATTTCAACAGCTATAGTTAAAGATTATATCTATACTGATATACCATTTATACAATTTCATCTAAGACTTAAACATTTTTTCTTCAGTTTACAAGAACATACTTCCCTTGCTAGAGATTTCAACCTTATTAATGAAGCTGGCTTTGTTTATAGCATGATAATGAACACCTCCATTACCAATTCTGATCCTGGCTATGGTATTTAGATCTTGTGTTCCAACAGACTTCTTCCAGTTAATCCAGACTCTCTTGCGGTACTCCCGAGCCTTCCACCGAGACCAGCCACTTTTCTTCAGTTTAGCAGCCAGTAAAATGGCCGCTTTTGGCTGCTTTCCAttatacctaaaaaaaaaattttcgtaTATACCGAGAAAAACCCAGGATTAGTACAATCCTTCCTGTTCCATATTATACAATACTTTagctatatatttatttatttatttaatgtctttgcaaacagtacattgagattttgtatttacaatagtgggttgcaatgcaaagagagcctatTATGCCTAGGccttatgggccaacttaacattattggtttACAGTCTAACTTAACACttaggattatatcatagttgtacagtaggatagtaattatttcagttgtacagtagattattaattataaatgaatcaaaatttgtacaagacaaaagatatattcatatattcgaaaatgctttttgtgaaaacaatgattcaattatattcctgtcaacaatggataaaaggttcaaagtgattgttgaagttatgatgtgggagtacataagtaagtgtgtactgagtattcagcgtttagtctagggtgattaagtggcttttgagaagtcttaaattgattttcagactgggttactttaatatcttctggtaatgaattccatattttggagccctttatgtgcatagagtttttacacagtgtgatatggacacgaggtatatcaaaaagagatctgtcttgtgttgtggtcatgtgtcctgtttaggttggtgagaagtttgagtggagggtttatatttgcgtgtattgttctgtgtatgtattaGGCACataaataagtatggatgttcttaatggtgagcagattcagacttttgaaaattggtggagtatgctggcgggagtgggaatttatcattattcttactgctgccttttgctgggttattaggggtttaggtgattggatgttgttgatccccatgcacaaattccatatgtaagataagggtatatgagtgaatggtacagtgccaggagagctgattgtggaacgtagtaccttatctttgatagtatgcctacagtcttggagattttcttggtgatttgttgtatgtgtgtccggaacttaaggctactgtcaaggtggatacctatgAATTTTCCCTCTGAGAGTCTTGTGACTGTTGATCcgtttgatacagttgaccatgacttgctccacgtaaaattgtcacactatggtattagagggcactccctcaactacctcaagtcttacctcggcaacagaagccaatgtgtgtacgcaaatggggcaagctcttccgcacaaccaattacagttggtgtcccacagggaagtgtccttggccctcttctctttctcctatacataaatgacctaccaaatgcttcgcaattactcaaacccacactttttgcagatgacactacatacgtcttctctcacccgagcccagtcacgctagccaatactgtaaacaccgaattacagataatatctacctggatgaggactaacaaactcacactaaacattgacaaaacctacttcattcattttggtaacagagctacagatgtacctcttaacataaacggatcacctatcacaaagctaacagagggaaaattcctaggaatccacctcgatactcaaatttcatacacatacctggagtttacctggagagagtttcgggggtcaacgcccccgcggcccggtctgtgaccaggcctcctggtggatcagcgcctgatcaaccaggctgttgctgctggctgcacgcaaaccaacgtacgagccacagcccggctgatcaggaactgactttaggtgcttgtccagtgccagcttgaagactgccaggggtctgttggtaatcccccttatgtgtgctgggaggcagttgaacagtctcgggcccctgacacttattgtatggtctcttaacgtgctagtgacacccctgcttttcattggggggatggtgcatcgtctgccaagtcttttgctttcgtagtgagtgattttcgtgtgcaagttcggtactagtccctctaggattttccaggtgtatataatcatgtatctctccctcctgcgttccagggaatacaggtttagaaacctcaagcgctcccagtaattgaggtgttttatctccgttatgcgcgccgtgaaagttctctgtacattttctaggtcggcaatttcacctgccttgaaaggtgctgttagagtgcagcaatattccagccttgatagaacaagtgacctgaagagtgtcatcatgggcttggcctccctagttttgaaggttctcattatccatcctgtcatttttctagcagatgcgattgatacaatgttatggtccttgaagttgagatcctccgacataatcactcccaggtctttgacgttggtgtttcgctctattttgtggccagaatttgttttgtactctgatgaagatttaatttcctcatgtttaccatatctgagtaattgaaatttctcatcgttgaacttcatattgttttctgcagcccactgaaagatttggttgatgtccgcctggagccttgcagtgtctgcaatggaagacactgtcatgcagattcgggtgtcatctgcaaaggaagacacggtgctgtggctgacatccttgtctatgtcggatatgaggatgaggaacaagatgggagctagtactgtgccttgtggaacagagcttttcaccgtagctgcctcggactttactctgttgacgactactctctgtgttctgttagtgaggaaattatagatccatcgaccgacttttcctgttattcctttagcgcgcattttgtgcgctattacgccatggtcacacttgtcgaaggcttttgcaaagtctgtatatattacatctgcattctttttgtcttctagtgcatttaggaccttgtcgtagtgatccagtagttgagacagacaggagcgacctgttctaaacccatgttgccctgggttgtgtaactgatgggtttctagatgggtggtgatcttgcttcttaggaccctttcaaagatttttatgatatgggatgttagtgctattggtctgtagttctttgctgttgctttactgccccctttgtggagtggggctatgtctgttgtttttagtaactgagggacgacccccgtgtccatgctccctctccataggatggaaaaggctcgtgataggggcttcttgcagttcttgatgaacacagagttccatgagtctggccctggggcagagtgcatgggcatgtcatttatcgcctgttcgaagtcatttggcgtcaggataacatcggataggcttgtgttaatcaaattttgtggctctcataaaaaattcattttgatcttcgactctcagtctggttagcggcttgctaaaaactgagtcatattgggacttgagtagctcactcatttccttactgtcatctgtgtaggacccatcttgtttaagtaggggcccaatactggacgttgttctcgattttgatttggcataggagaagaaatactttgggtttctttcgatttcatttatggcttttagttcttcccgcgattcctgactcctaaaggattcttttagcttaagttcgatgcttgctatttctctgaccagtgtctccctgcgcatttcagatatattgacctcttttagccgctctgttattcttttccgtcgcctgtaaaggg
This genomic stretch from Cherax quadricarinatus isolate ZL_2023a chromosome 54, ASM3850222v1, whole genome shotgun sequence harbors:
- the LOC138854311 gene encoding uncharacterized protein isoform X3, producing MYIEKSYKEHVSSEYLDQMEPYDYLQEMTTKSSSIRWPTLLFWSTIVTILLAIGIFLWNALRPTPGYKRYNGKQPKAAILLAAKLKKSGWSRWKAREYRKRVWINWKKSVGTQDLNTIARIRIGNGGVHYHAINKASFINKVEISSKGSMFL